A single genomic interval of Streptomyces sp. 1222.5 harbors:
- a CDS encoding GNAT family N-acetyltransferase gives MNDLRFRPAAGADLSTLVRLRDEAARWMNSRGTTGQWQPGELGEDHFRRIMEDGEVWIAELQGRQVGAWELWWEDPDAWGPQPPTAGYVHRLMVDRTAAPPGTGLRLLRAAERRVAEAGRTLARLDCLAGNARLTAYYLEAGYRVVGHKEGKPQPGGTTKSYTLLEKPLR, from the coding sequence GTGAACGATCTACGTTTCCGCCCCGCTGCCGGCGCAGATCTCTCCACCCTCGTCCGCCTACGTGACGAGGCTGCCCGTTGGATGAACTCCCGGGGCACCACCGGGCAGTGGCAGCCCGGCGAACTGGGTGAGGACCACTTCCGCCGGATCATGGAAGACGGGGAAGTGTGGATCGCGGAACTGCAGGGTCGTCAGGTCGGGGCCTGGGAACTGTGGTGGGAGGACCCGGACGCCTGGGGTCCGCAGCCTCCGACGGCCGGGTATGTGCATCGCCTGATGGTGGACCGTACCGCCGCTCCGCCAGGAACAGGACTGCGCCTGCTGCGAGCCGCTGAGCGACGTGTGGCGGAAGCGGGACGCACCCTGGCCCGCCTCGACTGTCTGGCCGGCAACGCTCGTCTTACCGCGTACTACCTCGAGGCCGGCTACCGGGTCGTAGGGCACAAGGAGGGCAAGCCCCAGCCGGGTGGCACGACCAAGTCCTACACGCTCCTCGAGAAGCCCCTTCGGTGA
- a CDS encoding ABC transporter substrate-binding protein has protein sequence MSTSSSPPEAVQAEQTEGSVRIGALVPLTRPGWVEAGRHLLAGLELAVRDVNDAGGIGGRPLELVVRDTAADPGKAAAAVEELARLGVVALAGEYHSVVARAVADRADALGLPFLCSSAVLDALTEQPTQWVARLAPPQSDGWRVYADFLLGAGHSHIAVATQPSVYWASGVGALRDHLTPRGGTVIELDTRALAPAAVCDALVDHRATALLLLVGHPEPAVSMVRSLRRDRRLDEILIGAPAGQPEFAAWADLLGVDGAGVPFLRYLPERPGPLGARVEAALRAQLAEAPSFVAFEGYDTITVLAEALRSHGADRARVAASWPHVAVDGTRGRIRFSRKNGVRVWQWLGAPIQVVDRDPAAPDRFRVRYAV, from the coding sequence ATGAGTACGTCGTCATCGCCACCCGAAGCAGTGCAGGCAGAGCAGACTGAAGGGTCCGTTCGGATCGGCGCACTCGTTCCGCTGACCCGGCCCGGCTGGGTCGAGGCAGGCCGACACCTGCTCGCCGGGCTGGAGCTCGCCGTGCGCGACGTCAACGACGCCGGAGGGATCGGTGGAAGACCACTTGAACTGGTGGTACGAGACACCGCGGCGGACCCTGGGAAAGCCGCGGCAGCCGTGGAGGAACTGGCTCGGCTGGGTGTGGTCGCCTTGGCGGGGGAGTACCACAGCGTCGTCGCTCGTGCCGTCGCCGACCGGGCGGATGCCCTTGGTCTGCCGTTCCTGTGTTCCTCAGCGGTCCTGGACGCGCTCACCGAACAGCCGACGCAATGGGTCGCGCGTCTTGCTCCGCCGCAGTCCGACGGCTGGCGGGTCTATGCGGATTTCCTCCTCGGTGCGGGCCACAGCCACATCGCCGTGGCGACCCAGCCGAGTGTCTACTGGGCGTCTGGAGTCGGCGCCCTGCGGGACCACCTCACTCCACGCGGCGGCACCGTCATCGAACTCGACACGCGCGCGCTCGCCCCTGCCGCGGTGTGCGACGCACTCGTCGACCACCGTGCGACCGCACTCCTCCTTCTGGTCGGCCACCCGGAACCGGCAGTGTCCATGGTCAGGTCCCTCCGCCGCGACCGGCGCCTCGACGAGATCCTGATCGGTGCACCGGCCGGCCAACCGGAGTTCGCCGCATGGGCGGACCTGCTGGGTGTCGACGGCGCCGGAGTCCCGTTCCTGCGCTACCTGCCCGAACGTCCGGGCCCACTCGGTGCACGAGTCGAGGCAGCCTTGCGTGCCCAACTCGCCGAAGCACCTTCTTTCGTTGCCTTCGAGGGCTACGACACGATCACTGTCCTCGCCGAAGCGCTGCGTTCGCACGGCGCCGACAGGGCGCGCGTTGCCGCATCCTGGCCACACGTCGCGGTTGACGGCACCCGCGGGCGGATTCGGTTCTCCCGAAAGAACGGCGTCCGCGTGTGGCAGTGGCTCGGGGCGCCCATTCAGGTCGTGGACCGAGATCCGGCAGCGCCCGATCGCTTTCGGGTCCGGTACGCCGTATGA
- a CDS encoding phosphotransferase family protein codes for MDEVEVVVAHSERATLRVGDVFLKVDADQARIDVEVEVMALAPVPTPMVLWRKPPVLAMAAIPGTTLGRLGGPSTGSPAAWAAAGAAIRTLHEAPLPPRPGRAGRSIAALAAELDEECELLVANGVLPADLVTRNRQVAEAALRPWAPAFTHGDLQIAHVFVDGDEVTGIIDWSEAGQGDALYDLATFTLGHEEHLADVIAGYGSGIDLDVIHAWWSLRSLLAVRWLIEHGFDPFTPGCEVDVLRSRM; via the coding sequence ATGGATGAGGTCGAAGTCGTCGTCGCCCATTCCGAGCGCGCGACCCTGCGGGTCGGCGACGTGTTCCTGAAGGTGGACGCCGATCAGGCGCGCATCGACGTCGAGGTCGAGGTGATGGCCCTCGCGCCGGTCCCGACCCCGATGGTCCTGTGGCGCAAGCCGCCCGTGCTCGCGATGGCCGCAATTCCGGGAACGACGCTCGGGCGCCTCGGCGGGCCGTCGACCGGGTCGCCGGCGGCGTGGGCCGCGGCGGGCGCCGCCATCCGGACACTGCACGAAGCGCCCCTGCCACCCCGGCCCGGCCGCGCCGGCCGGAGCATCGCCGCCCTGGCCGCGGAACTCGACGAAGAGTGCGAATTGCTCGTGGCGAACGGCGTGCTGCCGGCGGACCTGGTCACCCGCAACCGCCAGGTCGCCGAGGCCGCGCTCCGGCCCTGGGCTCCGGCGTTCACGCACGGCGACCTGCAGATCGCGCACGTCTTCGTCGACGGCGACGAGGTCACCGGCATCATCGACTGGTCCGAGGCGGGCCAGGGTGATGCCCTGTACGACCTCGCCACCTTCACGCTCGGACACGAGGAGCACCTGGCCGACGTCATCGCAGGCTACGGCTCCGGCATCGACCTCGACGTGATCCACGCGTGGTGGTCATTGCGAAGCCTGCTGGCGGTCCGCTGGCTGATCGAGCACGGCTTCGACCCGTTCACGCCGGGCTGTGAGGTCGACGTGCTGAGATCCCGGATGTGA
- a CDS encoding VOC family protein: protein MALRPVQVNIKALDSSAVGRFWAEALGWSAYSPGVTTYVGPAGGPVWPDPVAVCIDVVPVPEPKTATKNRVHLDLATTSAAHYAELVARVRALGATPVHVGQGHVPWTVLADPEGNEFCVLEPWDVYQGTGPIAAVVVDCEDPRAMARFWGEALDWTLHEVTDDLARLRSAKGNGPYLEFLRTPDVKTVPDRVHLDLLPYPGDDKAAEVDRLRTLGATDLDIGQGDVAWTCLTDPEGHEFCVCALA, encoded by the coding sequence ATGGCACTACGACCTGTTCAGGTGAACATCAAGGCTCTTGACAGCTCGGCGGTCGGCCGGTTCTGGGCGGAGGCGCTCGGCTGGAGCGCGTACAGCCCCGGCGTGACGACCTACGTCGGGCCCGCCGGCGGTCCGGTCTGGCCGGACCCGGTCGCGGTCTGCATCGACGTCGTTCCCGTACCGGAACCCAAGACGGCGACGAAGAACCGTGTGCACCTCGATCTCGCCACCACCTCTGCGGCCCACTACGCGGAGTTGGTCGCACGCGTCCGGGCGCTCGGTGCGACGCCTGTCCACGTGGGTCAGGGCCACGTCCCGTGGACGGTCCTCGCCGACCCCGAGGGCAACGAGTTCTGCGTGCTCGAGCCTTGGGACGTCTACCAGGGCACCGGGCCGATCGCCGCGGTGGTGGTCGACTGCGAGGATCCGCGCGCCATGGCCAGGTTCTGGGGCGAGGCGCTGGACTGGACCCTGCACGAGGTGACCGACGATCTCGCGCGGCTGCGCTCCGCCAAGGGGAACGGCCCGTATCTCGAGTTCCTCCGCACACCCGACGTGAAGACCGTGCCGGACCGTGTCCATCTGGACCTGCTGCCGTACCCCGGTGACGACAAGGCGGCGGAGGTGGACCGGCTGCGGACTCTCGGCGCCACCGATCTCGACATCGGCCAGGGCGACGTCGCGTGGACGTGCCTGACCGACCCGGAGGGCCACGAGTTCTGCGTCTGCGCCCTGGCCTGA
- a CDS encoding nucleotidyltransferase domain-containing protein, with the protein MTDSVPPGGAVLDPDEKDARWAHAWRPEQVAERLAGVNAPWCVAAGWALDLFRGEQSRPHGDLEIAVPAGGFTEIRDRFPTYVFDAVGSGRIWTGAGAEALAVTHQTWLRDPESGRFFFDVFREPHEGGTWICRRDESLRLPYDRLIERTADGIPYLVPELVLLFKAKAARPKDHADFHGVFPLLGQARQDRLDTWLKRVHPGHAWLEKLARG; encoded by the coding sequence GTGACCGACTCCGTGCCGCCGGGGGGCGCTGTTCTCGACCCGGACGAAAAGGACGCTCGGTGGGCGCACGCCTGGCGGCCGGAACAGGTCGCTGAGCGGCTGGCCGGGGTCAATGCCCCGTGGTGCGTCGCGGCGGGCTGGGCGCTGGATCTGTTCCGCGGAGAGCAGTCGCGGCCGCACGGTGATCTGGAAATCGCCGTGCCCGCGGGGGGCTTCACAGAGATTCGGGACCGTTTCCCGACGTACGTCTTCGACGCGGTGGGCTCGGGGCGGATCTGGACGGGCGCAGGAGCGGAGGCGCTCGCCGTCACCCACCAGACCTGGCTGCGGGACCCGGAAAGCGGTCGGTTCTTCTTCGACGTCTTCCGGGAGCCGCACGAGGGCGGGACATGGATCTGCCGGCGGGACGAGAGCCTGAGACTGCCGTACGACAGGCTCATCGAGCGAACCGCGGACGGCATCCCCTATCTGGTGCCCGAGCTCGTCCTGCTGTTCAAAGCGAAAGCGGCTCGTCCCAAGGACCATGCGGACTTCCATGGCGTCTTCCCCCTACTCGGCCAAGCGCGGCAAGACCGACTCGACACCTGGCTGAAGCGCGTACATCCCGGACACGCCTGGCTGGAGAAGCTGGCGAGGGGGTGA
- a CDS encoding squalene/phytoene synthase family protein, which produces MRRAYETRRRGVRKFALHEYVAVRLLLPARLQPPVIAAVAYMHRTDELIDAGEVSARRTALRSWAEQTGRALEADDPPADHTLSALWDAVRRHPHMAARVRAFLAGAPVEAAWTGFDTEADFQDYVDRYALPALMLTASLLAPRPDAGADDPFAAGCRALIEGWQRCDFLADLAEDVTHGRIGIPQDELIRHGVQFEDLRSKSQACVPALEHLVRSQTDRAEKALAACRDLPSLVVAEYRPFIDALVGVQALRLAAVRRKGGDLLYRETGPAPMASVAVLTRQFRRAWALRRRRSHDISSGTSIR; this is translated from the coding sequence GTGCGGCGGGCCTACGAGACCCGACGCCGGGGCGTGCGAAAGTTTGCCCTGCACGAGTACGTGGCGGTCCGGTTGCTGCTCCCCGCTCGGCTTCAGCCGCCCGTCATCGCCGCTGTGGCGTACATGCACAGGACAGATGAGCTGATCGACGCCGGCGAGGTGAGCGCCCGCCGGACGGCTCTGCGCTCCTGGGCCGAGCAGACCGGACGTGCCCTGGAGGCCGACGATCCGCCCGCGGATCACACCCTGTCGGCTCTGTGGGACGCCGTCCGTCGGCACCCCCACATGGCCGCACGTGTGCGCGCCTTTCTGGCGGGTGCACCGGTCGAGGCCGCCTGGACGGGCTTCGACACCGAGGCAGACTTCCAGGACTACGTGGACCGCTACGCCCTCCCCGCCCTGATGCTGACAGCCTCGCTGCTCGCGCCCCGCCCGGACGCCGGAGCGGACGACCCCTTCGCTGCCGGATGCCGAGCGCTGATCGAGGGATGGCAGCGCTGCGACTTCCTCGCCGATCTGGCCGAGGACGTGACCCACGGCCGGATCGGAATCCCACAGGACGAACTCATCCGGCATGGCGTCCAGTTCGAGGACCTGCGGAGCAAATCGCAGGCGTGCGTACCCGCTCTGGAACATCTGGTCCGCTCACAGACCGACCGAGCCGAAAAGGCTCTTGCCGCTTGCCGAGATCTTCCGTCACTCGTCGTGGCCGAGTACCGACCGTTCATCGACGCCCTCGTCGGTGTCCAGGCACTTCGGTTGGCCGCGGTGAGGCGCAAAGGCGGTGACCTCCTGTACCGGGAGACAGGACCGGCACCGATGGCTTCCGTTGCCGTCCTGACCCGACAGTTCCGCCGTGCGTGGGCCCTTCGGCGTCGCCGTTCCCACGACATCTCAAGCGGTACGTCGATCCGGTGA
- a CDS encoding BTAD domain-containing putative transcriptional regulator yields MDEPRRRDARTPPAGRHGTGHRTEAGRTHCIRFAVLGQLRATRADRTLHIGSPQQQAMLAVLLLRSGRAASMSELIDGVWGEEPPYSAAAMMRTYAWRLRRSLDESPTQPQILVSVGDGYRLVLDPGDVDAVRAEQLAGQAAGHRAAGRPAEAAARIGQALALWHGEALAGVPGPHAEQQRGRLEEVRLTLLEQHFDLLIGQGSPLLAVPELGALVSAHPLRESFHALYIRALQHAGRQADALAAYHRLRTQLADALGVEPSRELRALYQRLLADDASSTPAAGPEAPDRASVDSIAETGRRSSPRMPDGGEGTSARHGAAVSPGSVDQAAALSMTGLPGSVGGDAPGSPAPAAAATPSAAAGGIFVGSPPVPAQLPAGTVDFTGRSPALDQLTRALATDHGDAPPVVVITGMGGVGKSALAVRAAHGVSARFPDGQLYADMRGNRHDPTDAGVVLTSFITTLGVAAQFVPESLDDRAGLLRSLLNGRRVLILLDDVRDATQISPLLPGAASCAVLITSRSRLWGLPTSARVDLAAFEADEAVSLLERIVGPARVAEDQEAARELVHSCGLLPLAVRIAASRLASRPAWGARSLAVRLADERRRMAELRAGDLTVASVFEMGYRQLSEAQARTFRLVAAVCDAEIGTPAASAVLGLDEEDAEEQLEALVDLSLLDTSGPGRYRLHDLLRVYGQQQATREERLSALDRLLDFLLGTAAGAFQRVVPGDAVATTLSPTRSAGVRFADVRTARAWAAAESEAAFSVVLVAARESRVAEVAAPSAGPQAATSAPLLRVAVDLLIALTAFGPYVQREQLVRAAMAVAEAAEELADHRTVGRARFLCGNIAVQGAGLVVARQHLRVAETHCRENGDAPILCQILNDLGLVALLQHDHEDAVDRLDEAVRLARELGQRSGALVTTVNAALARLRCGRVEEARRACESALAELRAAADHQGVAYALSVLGLCMHELGRYDEAVARYTECLSVCRAMELHSREAQAHYRLADTLRAMGRPAEAVAAAGQAVARCADGRSERDHGHALVALGRALADLGRTAEAAARLGEAAAVFTRLELPDALHATALREELPV; encoded by the coding sequence TTGGACGAACCTCGTCGTCGTGACGCGCGTACGCCGCCCGCAGGGCGCCACGGCACGGGCCACCGCACGGAGGCCGGCAGGACACACTGCATCCGGTTCGCCGTTCTCGGTCAGCTTCGCGCCACCCGCGCGGACCGGACTCTCCACATCGGCTCGCCGCAGCAGCAGGCGATGCTGGCGGTGCTGCTGCTGCGCTCCGGGCGGGCCGCGTCCATGTCGGAGCTCATCGACGGGGTGTGGGGCGAGGAGCCGCCGTATTCGGCGGCGGCGATGATGCGGACGTACGCCTGGCGCCTGCGGCGGAGCCTCGACGAGTCCCCCACCCAGCCACAGATCCTCGTCTCCGTGGGTGACGGCTACCGGTTGGTCCTGGATCCCGGCGATGTCGACGCGGTACGGGCCGAACAGCTCGCCGGGCAGGCGGCCGGGCACCGCGCGGCCGGGCGGCCTGCCGAGGCGGCCGCCCGGATCGGGCAGGCGCTCGCGCTCTGGCACGGGGAGGCACTGGCCGGTGTGCCCGGCCCGCACGCGGAGCAACAGCGGGGACGGCTGGAAGAGGTGCGGCTGACGCTGCTGGAACAGCACTTCGACCTGCTGATAGGACAGGGTTCGCCCCTGCTGGCGGTACCCGAGTTGGGCGCCCTGGTGAGCGCCCATCCGCTGCGCGAGAGCTTCCACGCGCTGTACATACGGGCCTTGCAGCATGCCGGGAGACAGGCCGACGCCCTGGCCGCGTACCACCGGCTGCGCACCCAACTGGCCGACGCGCTGGGCGTCGAGCCGAGTCGGGAGCTGCGCGCCCTCTACCAGCGACTACTCGCCGATGACGCCTCCTCCACCCCTGCCGCCGGACCAGAGGCCCCGGACCGCGCCTCGGTGGACTCCATTGCTGAGACTGGCCGGCGCTCCTCTCCGCGCATGCCCGACGGCGGCGAAGGAACCTCGGCCCGCCACGGGGCTGCGGTTTCGCCCGGCTCCGTGGATCAGGCTGCCGCGTTATCCATGACGGGCCTACCAGGCAGCGTCGGCGGCGATGCCCCGGGATCCCCGGCGCCCGCCGCCGCGGCCACGCCTTCCGCCGCAGCCGGCGGGATCTTCGTCGGCTCGCCTCCCGTTCCCGCACAGTTGCCGGCCGGCACCGTGGACTTCACCGGCCGCTCGCCCGCGCTCGACCAGCTCACGCGGGCGCTGGCCACGGACCACGGCGACGCACCGCCGGTCGTCGTGATCACCGGCATGGGCGGGGTGGGAAAGTCCGCCCTGGCGGTGCGGGCGGCGCACGGTGTCAGCGCCCGGTTCCCCGACGGCCAGCTCTACGCCGACATGCGTGGCAACCGGCACGACCCCACCGACGCCGGCGTGGTGCTCACCAGTTTCATCACCACGCTGGGAGTGGCGGCACAGTTCGTACCGGAGAGCCTCGACGACCGCGCCGGACTTCTGCGCTCGCTGCTGAACGGGCGGCGCGTGCTGATCCTGCTGGACGACGTGCGCGACGCCACCCAGATCTCGCCGCTGCTCCCCGGAGCGGCCAGCTGCGCAGTGCTCATCACCAGCAGGTCGAGACTGTGGGGGCTGCCCACCTCGGCCCGTGTGGACCTGGCTGCCTTCGAGGCGGACGAGGCGGTGTCCCTCCTGGAGCGCATCGTCGGCCCCGCCAGGGTCGCCGAGGACCAGGAAGCCGCACGGGAGTTGGTGCACAGCTGCGGTCTGCTCCCGCTGGCCGTGCGGATCGCCGCCTCCCGGCTGGCGTCGCGGCCCGCCTGGGGCGCACGGTCGCTGGCGGTACGGCTGGCCGACGAGCGCCGCCGGATGGCCGAGTTGCGTGCCGGTGACCTCACCGTGGCGTCGGTGTTCGAGATGGGGTACCGCCAGCTGAGTGAGGCGCAGGCCAGGACGTTCCGACTGGTCGCGGCGGTGTGCGACGCGGAGATCGGAACCCCGGCGGCGTCCGCCGTACTCGGCCTGGACGAGGAGGACGCCGAGGAGCAGCTCGAAGCTCTGGTCGACCTCTCGTTGCTGGACACCTCCGGCCCGGGCCGGTACCGGCTCCACGACCTGCTCCGTGTGTACGGGCAGCAGCAGGCGACGCGGGAGGAACGCCTGTCCGCGCTGGACCGGCTGCTCGACTTCCTGCTGGGCACCGCGGCAGGGGCCTTCCAGCGGGTGGTGCCCGGTGACGCGGTCGCCACCACGCTGAGCCCGACTCGCTCGGCCGGAGTGCGGTTCGCCGATGTGCGGACGGCCCGGGCCTGGGCCGCCGCCGAATCCGAGGCCGCCTTCTCCGTCGTCCTGGTCGCCGCCCGCGAGTCACGGGTGGCGGAGGTTGCCGCCCCGAGCGCTGGGCCACAAGCCGCAACCAGTGCGCCCCTCTTGCGCGTCGCAGTGGATCTGCTGATCGCCCTGACGGCCTTCGGGCCCTACGTGCAGCGGGAGCAACTGGTCCGGGCCGCCATGGCGGTGGCCGAGGCGGCCGAAGAACTCGCTGATCACCGCACCGTGGGCCGCGCCCGCTTCCTGTGCGGCAACATCGCGGTGCAGGGCGCCGGGTTGGTCGTGGCCAGGCAGCATCTGCGGGTGGCCGAGACCCACTGCCGGGAGAACGGCGACGCGCCCATCCTCTGTCAGATCCTCAACGACCTCGGACTGGTCGCGCTCCTCCAGCACGACCACGAAGACGCCGTGGACCGCCTCGACGAGGCGGTCCGGCTCGCCCGCGAACTCGGCCAGCGGTCCGGCGCTCTGGTGACGACGGTGAACGCGGCCCTCGCCAGGCTGCGTTGCGGGCGCGTCGAGGAGGCCCGGCGGGCGTGCGAGAGCGCACTGGCCGAGCTGAGAGCCGCCGCGGACCATCAGGGCGTGGCCTACGCGCTGTCCGTCCTGGGACTGTGCATGCACGAACTCGGCCGGTACGACGAGGCGGTGGCGCGCTACACCGAGTGCCTGAGCGTGTGCCGGGCGATGGAGCTGCACAGCCGGGAGGCACAGGCCCACTACCGATTGGCCGACACCCTCCGCGCCATGGGCCGACCGGCGGAAGCGGTGGCCGCCGCCGGGCAGGCGGTGGCCCGCTGCGCGGACGGCCGTTCCGAGCGCGACCACGGGCACGCGCTGGTCGCGCTCGGCCGGGCGCTCGCCGACCTTGGCCGGACCGCGGAGGCGGCGGCCCGACTGGGTGAGGCCGCCGCCGTGTTCACCCGGCTGGAGTTGCCGGACGCACTGCACGCGACAGCGCTGCGGGAGGAACTGCCCGTGTGA
- a CDS encoding helix-turn-helix domain-containing protein, with protein MAELGSRIRRQRRLRRMSQTDLAGSDLSHSYISLLESGKRTPSEEVLRRIAARLECDPGYLLECLASEPPGNLEVEISYAEMSLANGEPEAALTTFLAAREKAGDGGPAEVRSAVGFGVARSLEALGRLEEALVEYERLREAGTDHQGQPASAVADLTVVIALCRCYRELGDLAHAVELAESKLADLQRLEIPPSVTAIELMSTLVGLYSERGDLNRAGYLAARAIEEAEQLTDSRARGAAYWNASLVAHRNGRAADALTFVRKALALYAEGEDQRAMARLRNAYAVVLLDAETPDAAAAKQQLTLAEQELDRHGSTVDQAYCQTAMARADLALDDSAAAADRARSALNLLGTGHRLQSARALLVLARAELRQGHAERARAACERAALSLEASEATRQAGFAWAELAETQQASGDERGSLASYRESLRCLGYRSSTVPAAEPTPAAAEG; from the coding sequence ATGGCGGAATTGGGGTCACGGATCCGTCGCCAGCGCCGCTTGAGGCGCATGTCGCAGACCGACCTCGCAGGCAGCGATCTCTCGCACAGTTACATCTCGCTCCTGGAAAGCGGCAAGCGCACCCCTTCCGAAGAGGTGCTGCGCCGCATCGCCGCGCGCCTGGAATGCGACCCCGGGTATCTGCTCGAGTGTCTCGCGTCGGAGCCCCCCGGCAACCTCGAGGTGGAGATCTCCTACGCGGAGATGTCCCTGGCGAACGGCGAGCCCGAGGCGGCTTTGACCACCTTCCTCGCCGCCCGCGAGAAGGCGGGCGACGGCGGACCGGCCGAGGTCCGGTCCGCCGTGGGCTTCGGCGTCGCCCGCTCACTCGAAGCGCTCGGCCGCCTCGAGGAGGCACTGGTCGAGTACGAGCGGCTGCGCGAGGCCGGCACCGATCACCAGGGACAGCCGGCGAGCGCGGTCGCCGATCTGACCGTGGTCATCGCCCTGTGCCGCTGCTACCGGGAGCTCGGCGACCTCGCGCACGCCGTGGAGCTGGCCGAGTCGAAGCTGGCCGACCTCCAGCGGCTGGAGATCCCTCCGTCCGTCACCGCGATCGAACTCATGTCGACACTGGTGGGGCTGTACAGCGAGCGCGGCGATCTGAACCGCGCCGGATACCTCGCCGCGCGCGCCATCGAGGAAGCGGAACAGCTCACCGACAGCCGGGCCCGTGGCGCGGCGTACTGGAACGCCAGCCTCGTCGCCCACCGCAACGGCCGGGCGGCGGACGCCCTGACGTTCGTCCGCAAGGCCCTCGCCCTCTATGCGGAGGGCGAGGACCAGCGGGCCATGGCCCGGTTGCGCAACGCCTACGCGGTGGTGCTGCTGGACGCGGAAACCCCGGACGCAGCCGCCGCCAAGCAGCAGCTCACGCTCGCGGAGCAGGAACTCGACCGCCACGGCAGCACCGTCGACCAGGCCTACTGCCAGACGGCGATGGCCCGTGCCGACCTGGCGCTGGACGACAGCGCCGCCGCCGCGGACCGGGCTCGGTCCGCGCTGAACCTGCTGGGCACCGGGCACCGACTGCAGAGCGCCCGGGCACTTCTGGTACTGGCCAGGGCCGAGCTGCGGCAGGGCCACGCCGAGCGGGCCCGTGCGGCCTGCGAGCGGGCCGCCCTCTCTCTCGAAGCGTCCGAGGCCACCCGCCAGGCCGGCTTCGCCTGGGCCGAGCTGGCCGAGACCCAGCAGGCGTCGGGGGACGAGCGGGGCAGCCTCGCGTCCTACCGGGAGAGCCTGCGTTGCCTCGGATACCGCTCCAGCACCGTTCCGGCCGCCGAACCGACTCCCGCCGCCGCCGAGGGCTGA
- a CDS encoding ABC transporter ATP-binding protein translates to MNAVEVAGLHRSYPPSRGGGTARIALNGIDLSVGEGEVHALLGPNGAGKTTLCKILATVLVPGAGSARILGHDVVSELAAVRPLIGCVFGGDRGLYGRLSARRNLHYWGALYGVPGREIRQRTATLLERFGLTKHADERVETFSRGMKQRLHLARGLMHGPRVLLLDEPTTGMDPVAARDFRALIGELREEGRSVLLTTHDMAEAEAVCDRATLIDGGRILRTATPRELGSLLSRHERVEATGVPDELVGRIRIHPGVVTVGAGPRGTTRIEVSDRQALVPVLRLLVDAGVTELATSRPGLEEVYLTLIGERGMEVVG, encoded by the coding sequence ATGAACGCCGTCGAGGTCGCGGGACTGCACCGAAGCTACCCGCCGTCACGCGGCGGAGGAACCGCGCGCATCGCCCTGAACGGCATCGACCTGTCGGTCGGCGAGGGCGAGGTGCACGCGCTGCTCGGCCCCAATGGAGCGGGCAAGACGACCCTCTGCAAGATCCTCGCCACCGTCCTGGTGCCCGGCGCCGGCAGCGCGCGCATCCTCGGACACGACGTCGTGAGCGAACTCGCCGCGGTACGCCCGCTGATCGGATGCGTCTTCGGCGGCGACCGGGGACTGTACGGCAGGCTCTCCGCGCGGCGCAACCTGCACTACTGGGGTGCCTTGTACGGCGTACCCGGCCGCGAGATCCGGCAGCGGACCGCCACGCTCCTGGAGCGGTTCGGCCTCACGAAGCACGCCGACGAGCGCGTGGAGACCTTCTCGCGCGGCATGAAGCAGCGCCTGCACCTCGCCCGCGGGCTGATGCACGGCCCGCGTGTGCTGCTGCTCGACGAGCCCACCACAGGAATGGACCCCGTAGCGGCCCGCGACTTCCGTGCCCTGATCGGCGAGTTGCGCGAGGAAGGGCGGTCCGTCCTGCTCACCACCCACGACATGGCGGAGGCCGAGGCCGTCTGCGACCGGGCCACCCTCATCGACGGCGGACGCATCCTGCGTACGGCCACCCCCCGTGAACTCGGCTCGCTCCTGTCGCGGCACGAGCGCGTCGAGGCGACCGGTGTCCCGGACGAGCTCGTCGGACGGATCCGGATCCATCCAGGCGTGGTCACGGTCGGCGCCGGCCCGCGCGGGACCACCCGGATCGAGGTGAGCGACCGTCAGGCGCTCGTACCCGTACTGCGGCTTCTCGTCGACGCCGGCGTCACCGAACTGGCGACCTCGCGCCCGGGACTGGAAGAGGTCTATCTGACCCTCATCGGCGAGCGCGGCATGGAGGTCGTCGGATGA